One window from the genome of Xiphophorus hellerii strain 12219 chromosome 16, Xiphophorus_hellerii-4.1, whole genome shotgun sequence encodes:
- the si:ch211-198p11.6 gene encoding uncharacterized protein si:ch211-198p11.6, which yields MQVLPPWGLALPLPAVMLIAVSLYMMVLVVGLWIRYCLKDFCPPCPSCPCCPSVSVCDQCFRLAEMCDCRLPGVSTFLPDSCSNAPCFSMDCACTCQPPECDSCNCLCFEIRIK from the exons ATGCAG GTGCTGCCGCCCTGGGGCCTCGCCCTCCCTCTCCCTGCAGTGATGCTGATCGCTGTCAGTCTCTACATGATGGTTCTGGTGGTCGGGCTGTGGATCCGCTACTGCCTCAAG GACTTCTGTCCCCCTTGTCCCAGCTGTCCCTGCTGTCCCAGTGTCTCCGTCTGCGACCAATGCTTCAGACTCGCTGAGATGTGTGACTGCCGTCTGCCAGGCGTCAGCACCTTCCTGCCAGACTCATGTTCCAACGCTCCG tgCTTCAGCATGGACTGCGCCTGCACCTGCCAGCCTCCAGAGTGTGACTCCTGCAACTGCCTCTGCTTCGAGATCCGGATCAAGTAG
- the eif1 gene encoding eukaryotic translation initiation factor 1 isoform X1, which translates to MSAIQNLQTFDPFADATKGDDRLPAGTEDYIHIRIQQRNGRKTLTTVQGISADYDKKKLVKAFKKKFACNGTVIEHPEYGEVIQLQGDQRKNICQFLIEVIDLAKEEQLKVHGF; encoded by the exons ATGTCCGCTATCCAGAACCTCCAAACTTTTG ACCCCTTTGCTGATGCAACTAAGGGTGATGACCGCCTCCCAGCCGGGACTGAGGACTACATCCACATAAGAATCCAGCAGAGGAACGGCAGGAAGACCCTCACCACTGTCCAGGGCATCTCGGCCGACTATGACAAGAAGAAGCTAGTCAAGGCCTTCAAGAAG AAGTTCGCCTGCAATGGGACAGTGATTGAGCATCCGGAGTATGGTGAAGTGATCCAACTTCAGGGAGATCAGCGCAAGAATATCTGCCAGTTCCTGATTGAGGTA atTGATCTGGCCAAGGAGGAGCAGCTCAAAGTCCACGGCTTCTAG
- the eif1 gene encoding eukaryotic translation initiation factor 1 isoform X2 — protein MSAIQNLQTFDPFADATKGDDRLPAGTEDYIHIRIQQRNGRKTLTTVQGISADYDKKKLVKAFKKKFACNGTVIEHPEYGEVIQLQGDQRKNICQFLIEIDLAKEEQLKVHGF, from the exons ATGTCCGCTATCCAGAACCTCCAAACTTTTG ACCCCTTTGCTGATGCAACTAAGGGTGATGACCGCCTCCCAGCCGGGACTGAGGACTACATCCACATAAGAATCCAGCAGAGGAACGGCAGGAAGACCCTCACCACTGTCCAGGGCATCTCGGCCGACTATGACAAGAAGAAGCTAGTCAAGGCCTTCAAGAAG AAGTTCGCCTGCAATGGGACAGTGATTGAGCATCCGGAGTATGGTGAAGTGATCCAACTTCAGGGAGATCAGCGCAAGAATATCTGCCAGTTCCTGATTGAG atTGATCTGGCCAAGGAGGAGCAGCTCAAAGTCCACGGCTTCTAG